The genomic window CAGTGCCAGCAGCAAAGGAGGTGGCGCCGGCAGACTGACTCACGCCGTCAGGGATGTGGCCTTACTACGGTCAGTACCGGAACTTTTTAATCGGCCATTTGGGGAGTTTTGCAACCGGCCTTGACACATAGGTGCCACCCGTTTCAAATTCGATTGCCTGCCTGAGATGGGGATTTGATTTCTTGGTAAGAAATTGTGAGATATTGCTAAGGTAGCGACCACTTTGGCCGATATCGCTCCCGACTCCAGCCTCATACAGCCCTTGCTTCACATCTCGGTTGTATATTCTGTCTTCTTGGCTAATTAACTCCAGGAAAGTGCGAAATCGGGGAGTAAGATCGCTAGGACGGGTAAGTGATTCAACAATCCGTTCCTTGACTCAGTGAACTTTTGCGTTTTTGCTTCCAATTATTGTAACTACAGAGGAGCATGGGCTCTGACCTCGAAAGGAGTTGTTGTTAACCATAATAACCCTTCGAGGAGGCCTGAGCCATGCTCCCTGTTGGTAAGGTTAGTATATGCCAAGAGAAAAATGCTGGCCAAGGGGTCGACTGAATGTTTCCAGGGTTTCTTCGACCGATTTACTCTCTATCTCACGGGACCTCGCAACTTGATTAACGCCATTTCTGACCGTAGTTTCGCCGCGGATGGCGCGTTCAAACTTCAGAACACCGACCGTCTGCCTGTCTCTGCCAGTATAGTAATCTCCTTCCAAGAGCCTTCCACCACCTCGAACGTAAAGTCTAGCAGCCCCTCGATGCGTGTGCATTGTGTGTCCGGCGGTCGCTAATGGCTCGTTCAAGTATTCGTAGCAGAGGAGGACACCAGTGGCACTTTCTAGAAGCACTCCTGCAATTGAGCTAGTAGACTTGGAGCGGGCAGTCTCTAGCTGCACACTTATTCCGGTCCAAGTCTGTCGTATAGTGAGAGTAGCATCCTTCTTTGCAGCATGGTCATCAAACGAAGAGGTGCAATGCCCATGCCAAGTACCGTTGAGGTCGGGGGTCTGGACCAGCCTAATCGTTCGGGCCAGCAGGCATTTCCAGATATACCTGTCGAAAAGCCCATAGAACAGGCCATAGAATCCTATGACTGATGGTGCACCAAACCACCATGGGGGACTCACGTGTGTGACTACCAAGAGTGTGCTGACTCCCCACGATAGCAGGACACTCGTCACGGCAATATAAAGAGGTACTACCATTCTTTCCTTGGAATCGGTGGCGTATGGATGCATATTCTTCACCAGTCATTCCAAAGTTGTATCAGGGCCCGTACAAGGTTTCTGGCGCTGGACACTGACCATTGTTCAGGAGTATTGCCGAACAGCGCCAACTGCTCATTCTGCGCGACAAAGGCTTCATAATCAACGCCGTTGAGAAAATTCACGGCATTGTAGAAGGTGTCCTGGCAGCTGCTGCTAAAGTTGGAGTCGGAGACATTGTAGAGTAGGCACTCCAAGAAGTACGATGGCGCCAAATCAGGCGAAATATGGTTGTGGGTTTCAAGATAGTTTCGTGCATTCTTGAACATCCTCACCGTGGGTTTATACCTGTTGGTGGTGTTCTGGTGTTTCTTGATGCCATTGGCAAGGTGAATTTTGGGATAGTTTATGACTTGTCGATGTTCGTTGCGGGTCCAAAAAGTCATCCCTTCTACACACACGGAGAGGTTCTTATAGTTCAGATATCGGGCGCATACGACAACATCTGCGGGCAAGCGTCCACTTCCACCTTTCACTTTGATGCACTTGTTTCCTTCAGTGATAGTCTGTGCGCTATAGCAATCTTTTAGAGCTTGTAGCACATCGAGGTTGAAATCAGGCCAATCATAGGAGGCCGGGGATAGTCCCAGATCGTCTTTTTGCTTCTCAGACAGGTTGCTGTAGAAAGTCGAGTTAAGCTGAGCCACCAAATCGACATCCATGTCCCCGCGAATGTTGGTGCTGTTTTTATACGAGCCCTGAAGGTAGACTTCGTATTCAACGCTATCTGGCCATTCGTAGGAACTCAGAGCATTTCGTATAGACTCATGGGTACTCTTAGCAGTAGATACTGCACCTTGGTGAGACCAAGTCTCCAATTGAGATTCTGGAATTCCCATTTTTCTCACCTCCTCCGTACGCACTCTTGCCAGTTGACGTGAATTGCCTAACCAGCCACCGCCTTTACGAGGACGTAACGTATGACGAATACGGATCTGGCCATGCTTAAGCTGCCATTGCTCATTGGGCTATTAGGGATGTTGCGGGGTAGTGGTGTGAGTGGGAATTACAGCAAGCTTTTCCATTATTCGCTACCGCCATGAGGTTCCCCTTCCTCCTATACACCAGACTTCCATCCGTTTGACACGTACTGGCATAGTTGGTAGTATCTGGGCGTAGAAGTAAGACGAAATGGGGTGGTTCTGTTGCTCAAGAGAACCGGTATCATGAGAAGGGTGGATAAACCCTCTGCTTCGCTTTTTACACCATTCTACCGGACACTACTGGCGCTCTTCGATAGGTACTCATGACATGATGTGCTATCTATCTCTCGCCAATTCAAGGTGGGTGCCCCTTACTTATCCCGGTTGATGGCGGTACCGTAACCCTCTTCGGCCAGCGCCCTTAAGAGGGCGTGCTCCCTCCTCCCGTCAACTATGTCCACCCTTGGGACTCCTCCCTCCAGGGCACGCAAGGCAGCCTCGGCCTTGGGCAGCATCCCACCGCAGATAATCCCCCTTGCTGTGAGGTCCCGGATCCCCCCAGCGTCGAGTGCCGGCAGGATCCTGAGCCGCTCTCTGTCCCCCGCTACACCCGGAACATCAGTGAGCATGACTAGCCTGTCCGCCTTCAAGGCCATAGCCAGCGCCCCGCCAACCGTATCGGCATTGATGTTGTAGGTGTGCCCGTCACGGCCTCTTCCCATGGGAGACACCACGCCGATGTGCCCTCCCACTGTTCTTGCTTCAAATACCTCCCGGTCAATTGCCTCTACCTCACCAACATACCCCAGTCCCGGGATGGGGTGTCTTCGGGCGCAGGTGAGCCCGTGGTTACCCTTAAGACCCACAGCCCTTGCCCCAGCCGCCCTTATGAGGGATACAAGGTCCGAGTTCACCTGGTCCAATGCCCGCTCCACCACCTCCAGGACGGCCATGTCCGTAACCCTGAGGCCATCTATGAAACGGCCTTCAATGCCCGCTTGCTGCAATGCCCGCCCGATTACCGGGCCGCCGCCATGCACCACCGCCAGGCGCACTCCTGCCCTCCACAGGGCCGTGAGATCCTCCGCCATAGCAGCCTTCAGGGCTTCACTCACCATGGCGTGCCCCCCGTACTTCACCACCACAATGCCTCCGTACCCGGCTCCAAGGGATCCAGGGGCCTCCCCTGAGGGGGTGGCCCCTGGAAACACAGCACCCATGGGTGTAACCTCCAGTGATGTCATGGGAAGATGGAAATGGCCTTCAGCCCAGCGCACTCCGCCAGTCCAAAGAGGATATTCATGTTCTGCACTGCCTGGCCGGCCGCTCCTTTGACAAGGTTGTCTATGGCAGCGATGACGATGAGCATCCCAGTGTTCTCGTCAACCCTTACTGCTACGTGGCAGTTGTTCGACCCCAGCACGTGTTTCGTGCTGGGCAGGCTGCCATTAAGCACCTCAACAAAGGGCTCCCCCTTGTAGAAGCTCATGTAGATCTCAGTCGCCTCTTCCTGGGAGAGATCCCTGGAGCACTGGATGTAGATGGTGCAGAGGATGCCCCTGGTCACCGGGGCAATGTGGGGAGTGAAGCACGCACTCACAGGGCGGCCCGCGATGAAACCCATCTCCTGGATCATCTCTGGCAGGTGGCGGTGCCCCCCCACCCCGTAGGGCGTCATGTTCTCGTTGACCTCAGAGAAGTGAACCTGAAGGGACAGGGCTCTGCCGGCCCCCGATACGCCGGACTTGGCGTCTATAACCATGGGCCGGCCGTCTAGCAGTCCCGCCTTCAGCAGTGGCGCCACGCCTAGAATCGCTGCCGTGGGATAGCAGCCTGGGTTTGCCACGAGCCGGCGCCCCCCGATGTCATCCCTGTGGAGTTCAGGCAGCCCGTACTCGGCCTCATCGAGAAGGTGAGGGCATGCGTGGGTCTCACCATACCACTTGCGGAACATCTCTGGGTCCTTCAGGCGGAAGTCTGCGCCAAGATCGACCACACGGGCCCCAGCCTCGAGCACCTTGGGCACAATCTCCATGGCGTGCCCCGGCGGGAGACAGAAGAACACCACATCCGAATCCCGGCCAATCACCTCTATATCAGGTGTCTCGCACTCCATGGTAACCTTGCGGTTCAGGTGGGGATACACCTGGCCCATGGACACCCCCGCATAGGATTCCGATGCCAGGTGGCAGAGCCTAACCCCAGGGTGCACCGAAAGGATCCTCACCAGTTCCTGGCCGGCGTAACCCGTGGCCCCAATTACACTTGCCTTCAGCATGCATGACTCCCTCCCCTGGGACTAGTCACTTACTCATTAATATAGGCGTAATTGCATCTTTATGCAAGCCTGTTTGCACTCCCTTGACCGCGTCAAGAAGGCCCCGGGCAGTATCCAAGGAGGTAAGGCACGGGATTCCCATCTCTGCGGCCGCCCTGCGCCAGCGGTAGCCATGGGTTTCATGGTTCATGCCCTTGGTGGGGGTGATGATGGCCAGGTCTATGCTTCCCTGGGAAATGCAGTGGAGCACAGAACCCGGTTCCTCCCCCTCTTTACGCAGTTCCTCAACCTGGACTCCCGCCGATCGCAGCGCCATGGCAGTATTACCCGCGGCCTTCACGCGAAACCCCAGGGACGAAAACCCCTCCAGGATCCGTATCGCATCTCCCTTGTCCTTGCCGGCCGTCGCCGCGAACACAGAGCCGCCAGGCTCCAGCCCGACATTGGCCCCGAGGAGGGCCTTGAAGAGAGCCGTGGGAAAGTCCTTTCCCCGCCCCATGACTTCACCCGTGGATTTCATCTCGGGCCCCACGTGGGGGTCGACCCTTCCCAGCTTGGCAAAGGAGAAAACGGGCGCCTTGACGTAGACATCCCCGGGGGAGGGCCACACCCCGGGGGAGAGCCCTTGATTCCTCAGGGTCTCTCCCAGCATGACCCTGACAGCCACATCCACCGCTTTAAGGCCGGTTGCCTTGCTCAAGAAGGGTACTGTCCGGCTTGCCCGGGGGTTTGCCTCCAGGACGTAAACCACCCCACTATACACCACGAATTGCAGGTTTATGAATCCAAGGATGGAAAGCGCACTGGATATAACCTTGGTGTAGTGCAGGATCGTGTCCATGTGGACACTTGGCAGGCTCTGTGCGGGATACACGGTGATACTGTCCCCTGAGTGAACCCCGGCCCTCTCCAGGTGCTCCATGACCCCGATCACCAGCACATCTTCGCCGTCCCCGATGGCGTCCACCTCCACCTCAAGACCAGGGATGTAGCGATCCACCAGTACAGGGTGGTGTGGAGACACCCTGGCAGCCCTCCCCATATACCCGGCAAGTTCTCCGGGCCCGCGCACGATCTCCATGGCACGCCCCCCCAGCACGTAGGAGGGCCTAACCACCACAGGGTAGCCAATCTTTTCAGCTATGGCCAGGGCCTCCCCGGGGGAACGTCCTGTTCCTCCAGGGGGCGTGGGAACCTCCAATTCCTGGAGAAGGCTGTGAAAGCGCTCCCGGTCCTCGGCGAGATCCACATGCTCCACCGGTGTTCCCAGGATCCTAATCCCGGCCTGGTCTAAAGGAGCCGCCAGGTTGATGGCGGTCTGCCCGCCGCACTGCACTATGACTCCCCGAGGACGCTCCTTCCGGCACACCGCCAGTATGTCCTCAACGGTCAGAGGCTCGAAGTACAGGCGGTCGGCTACATTGTAGTCAGTACTTACGGTTTCGGGGTTGTTGTTGATGATGACCGCCCTGATCCCCTGGCGCTGCAGCGACCAGACGGCATGCACAGAGCAGTAATCAAACTCAATGCCCTGACCTATGCGGATGGGCCCCGATCCCAGCACCAAGACGCTCCCGCCCTCAGGGTCCTGGGCCTCATCCTCCGTCTCGTAGGCAGAGTAGAAGTAAGGAGTCACCGCCTCGAACTCCGCCGCGCAAGTATCGACCATCTTGTAGACCGGCCTTAACTGGAGGTTCTCCCTGAGAAGGCGAATGCTGGTCTCCGTGAGGCCCGCAAGCCTGGCAAGGGTGGCGTCGGAGAAGCCCAGGCGCTTCGCCTCCAGGAGAGTCTCGGGGTCAGGCAGCCCCGGGCTTATCTTGGCCTCCGCCATGGTGATCCGCCGTATCTTCCACAGGAAGAAAGGGTCG from Bacillota bacterium includes these protein-coding regions:
- the carB gene encoding carbamoyl-phosphate synthase large subunit is translated as MNLDKVMVIGSGPIVIGQAAEFDYAGTQACAALREEGIKVVLHNSNPATIMTDTGVADRVYLEPLNCQYAEAIIARERPQGLLATLGGQTGLNLAVELAKKGVLERYGVSLLGTPLDAIVRGEDREAFRDTMRDLGQPVPPSEICTSVEAVLDAAGSIGLPVVVRPAYTLGGTGGGLARDPQELRRLAARGLRASPTRQVLVEKSLVGHKEIEYEVMRDGKGNCVAVCNIENLDPMGVHTGDSIVVAPSQTLSDGEHQMLRSAAFAIISDLGIEGGCNVQFALNPHGSDYHVIEVNPRVSRSSALASKATGYPIAKVATKIAIGYALDEIPNPVTGTTCAGFEPALDYVVLKVPRWPFDKFPTADRTLGTQMKATGEVMAIGRGFEPALLKALRSLEGSGADLFHPDEASWTTQGILKRIEVADDERLWLLAAAFRRGLGVDEVSRRTGIDPFFLWKIRRITMAEAKISPGLPDPETLLEAKRLGFSDATLARLAGLTETSIRLLRENLQLRPVYKMVDTCAAEFEAVTPYFYSAYETEDEAQDPEGGSVLVLGSGPIRIGQGIEFDYCSVHAVWSLQRQGIRAVIINNNPETVSTDYNVADRLYFEPLTVEDILAVCRKERPRGVIVQCGGQTAINLAAPLDQAGIRILGTPVEHVDLAEDRERFHSLLQELEVPTPPGGTGRSPGEALAIAEKIGYPVVVRPSYVLGGRAMEIVRGPGELAGYMGRAARVSPHHPVLVDRYIPGLEVEVDAIGDGEDVLVIGVMEHLERAGVHSGDSITVYPAQSLPSVHMDTILHYTKVISSALSILGFINLQFVVYSGVVYVLEANPRASRTVPFLSKATGLKAVDVAVRVMLGETLRNQGLSPGVWPSPGDVYVKAPVFSFAKLGRVDPHVGPEMKSTGEVMGRGKDFPTALFKALLGANVGLEPGGSVFAATAGKDKGDAIRILEGFSSLGFRVKAAGNTAMALRSAGVQVEELRKEGEEPGSVLHCISQGSIDLAIITPTKGMNHETHGYRWRRAAAEMGIPCLTSLDTARGLLDAVKGVQTGLHKDAITPILMSK
- the argB gene encoding acetylglutamate kinase; its protein translation is MGAVFPGATPSGEAPGSLGAGYGGIVVVKYGGHAMVSEALKAAMAEDLTALWRAGVRLAVVHGGGPVIGRALQQAGIEGRFIDGLRVTDMAVLEVVERALDQVNSDLVSLIRAAGARAVGLKGNHGLTCARRHPIPGLGYVGEVEAIDREVFEARTVGGHIGVVSPMGRGRDGHTYNINADTVGGALAMALKADRLVMLTDVPGVAGDRERLRILPALDAGGIRDLTARGIICGGMLPKAEAALRALEGGVPRVDIVDGRREHALLRALAEEGYGTAINRDK
- the argC gene encoding N-acetyl-gamma-glutamyl-phosphate reductase, with the translated sequence MLKASVIGATGYAGQELVRILSVHPGVRLCHLASESYAGVSMGQVYPHLNRKVTMECETPDIEVIGRDSDVVFFCLPPGHAMEIVPKVLEAGARVVDLGADFRLKDPEMFRKWYGETHACPHLLDEAEYGLPELHRDDIGGRRLVANPGCYPTAAILGVAPLLKAGLLDGRPMVIDAKSGVSGAGRALSLQVHFSEVNENMTPYGVGGHRHLPEMIQEMGFIAGRPVSACFTPHIAPVTRGILCTIYIQCSRDLSQEEATEIYMSFYKGEPFVEVLNGSLPSTKHVLGSNNCHVAVRVDENTGMLIVIAAIDNLVKGAAGQAVQNMNILFGLAECAGLKAISIFP
- a CDS encoding nucleotidyltransferase, translating into MGIPESQLETWSHQGAVSTAKSTHESIRNALSSYEWPDSVEYEVYLQGSYKNSTNIRGDMDVDLVAQLNSTFYSNLSEKQKDDLGLSPASYDWPDFNLDVLQALKDCYSAQTITEGNKCIKVKGGSGRLPADVVVCARYLNYKNLSVCVEGMTFWTRNEHRQVINYPKIHLANGIKKHQNTTNRYKPTVRMFKNARNYLETHNHISPDLAPSYFLECLLYNVSDSNFSSSCQDTFYNAVNFLNGVDYEAFVAQNEQLALFGNTPEQWSVSSARNLVRALIQLWNDW